The following DNA comes from Pseudoalteromonas aliena SW19.
ATTGGCTCAACATTGTCACCTGAGAGTAACTCTGCAAGCTTAGGTGTAGTGTTACTGTGTCCAATTACAATCACAACCCCATCTAAATCAAGTAATGTATTTTGAAGTGTAATTAAATCACTTGCATTATATACCTCAGCTTTAATCTTAAAGTACTTTTCTAATGGCGCTACTGTTTGTAATGTGCGCTTGTAGTTGCTGCTAAACAACTGAACTTTACTATATTTTTCAAATAGACTAATCAAACTCTGCGCACGCTTTTCACCCTGTTCTGTTAGGCTAGGATTCTCCCCTGATGATTTTTCACTATGGCGGAATAAATAAATTTCATCCGGCGCTGCAAATACTGAATCACAGCTCAGTAACGCAAGTAAAAGTAGCATCATTATATTTTTAACATTCATATTTTTTGACCTCGTTTATACTCTAATAAGCGATTAATAAATTCCGTCGTCAGTTCATTTATTGCACCGGTTTCTGCGTTTATTATTAAACTGAAACCAACGTTTAAATGTGGAAAAACAACTAAGTCACTGCGATACCCTTGAACCCAACCACTGTGATAATAAAGTATTTCATCGGCATAATTATATATTCTCCACCCTAACCCATAGAATGTGCCCTCTAAATGCTTTTTCCATACGCGCCTATAGCGTTCTTTTTTTGTCAAAGTATAAGGACGAGTTTGAATTGCCAATGCATCAAGTGATAAAACTTCGGGATACTGACCTAATTGTGCTTTTAACCAAATAGCCATATCACTCGCACTTGCGTTAATGCCAGCTGCAGGCCCGACTTTATAATAATTTTTTTTAAGCTTGGTACTGTACCAACGTTTTTTTCCACGCACGTGCGGCAAGGCATAATTACGATCTTTTACCATTGCGTCATAGCCTAAGCTGGCGTCAGCCATTTTTAGGGGACTAAATATCGTGTCAGTTAACCAGCTAGTGTAGCTTCTGTCTGTGCTTTTTAAGATAACCTCATTAATTAAACTAAACATAACATTTTGATAGCCATAACAACGTCCAGGTTTACAGATTGGTTCAACATTTAGTAACTGCTGAACAATATCGGGGTAACTCATAGGCGATTCAATCAAATTGTCGTAAGCATTTGGAACCAAGCCGCTTGAATGGCTTAAAATATGAAACACTTTTAAATCGTTTTTATAATTCGTGTTTTTAAAATCAGGAATATATTCACTAATTGGACTATCTAATTTAAGTAGGCCCTCGGCGGCTAGTTGAGCAGCCAACGAGCCTGCAAACGTTTTAGATACAGATGCTAATCTAAAGCGGGTATGCGCGTTTACTTTTCTCCCGTTGGGTACTTTAGTTAAGCCCATAGTATGAATATAATCTCGGTTTTTTGTATTAACTATAGACAAGGCAGCACCAGGAATACCTTTGCTTTTTAGCTTTTTTTCTACGTAACGACCGTATTTTTTTACAAATGCATCCCAGTCAGGATCTGCTTTTGCTGCAAAGCCCACCGTGCTAAATAATAAACACACTGCGGCAAAGCAATACAGCAAAGGGTTAAGGTACTTCATTTTATAATTTTATCTTTTAACTTTATCTAGGCACATAATATCATGAAGTTTTGTTTGGACTAACGTACAATACGGCAATTATTATGCTTTAGTGG
Coding sequences within:
- a CDS encoding serine hydrolase domain-containing protein, with amino-acid sequence MKYLNPLLYCFAAVCLLFSTVGFAAKADPDWDAFVKKYGRYVEKKLKSKGIPGAALSIVNTKNRDYIHTMGLTKVPNGRKVNAHTRFRLASVSKTFAGSLAAQLAAEGLLKLDSPISEYIPDFKNTNYKNDLKVFHILSHSSGLVPNAYDNLIESPMSYPDIVQQLLNVEPICKPGRCYGYQNVMFSLINEVILKSTDRSYTSWLTDTIFSPLKMADASLGYDAMVKDRNYALPHVRGKKRWYSTKLKKNYYKVGPAAGINASASDMAIWLKAQLGQYPEVLSLDALAIQTRPYTLTKKERYRRVWKKHLEGTFYGLGWRIYNYADEILYYHSGWVQGYRSDLVVFPHLNVGFSLIINAETGAINELTTEFINRLLEYKRGQKI
- a CDS encoding SixA phosphatase family protein gives rise to the protein MNVKNIMMLLLLALLSCDSVFAAPDEIYLFRHSEKSSGENPSLTEQGEKRAQSLISLFEKYSKVQLFSSNYKRTLQTVAPLEKYFKIKAEVYNASDLITLQNTLLDLDGVVIVIGHSNTTPKLAELLSGDNVEPMHETDFTRYFLLNKNNETHKYDVSDLTMNF